From Euwallacea similis isolate ESF13 chromosome 11, ESF131.1, whole genome shotgun sequence, the proteins below share one genomic window:
- the LOC136411967 gene encoding sodium-dependent neutral amino acid transporter B(0)AT3, translating into MANTAHLVRRQSSRDLNSQRSLDRLELKEMKGRLMPTIENGGSNTYGATNIAFEDSSPSTKIKSACSSKRGSQDGKPIFKPDCEEEERESWDSKLTFLLATVGYAVGLGNVWRFPYLAQKNGGGAFLIPYFVMLAIEGIPIFYLELAIGQRLRKGAIGVWNQVSPYLAGIGISSAVVSFNVALYYNTIIAWCLFYFMQSFQSELPWAECPNVYFRNGSYMPEPECVVSSPTQFFWYRTTLAISEDINTPQAFNWKIGVALVVAWILVYLCMIKGIASSGKVVYVTATFPYIVLIIFFFRGVTLKGAFDGLRHLFTPTWHIILDPVVWLEAGTQIFFSLGLAFGGLIAFSSYNPVNNNCYRDAIMVSLTNCFTSMFAGIVVFSVIGFKATMTYEKCLDDKNRTLTELFGPKHDVPLELPSEVGSIFNFTDANGTLRSIILPALQVCDLEKELDNSASGTGLAFIIFTEAINQFPGAQFWSILFFLMLFTLGIDSQFGTLEGVVTSIVDMKLFPNLPKEVLTGTLCLICCIISMSFANGAGSYVFVLFDNFSGNFPLLIIAFFECIAVSYVYGLKRFADDIEMMTGSRPGLYWLICWKYLSPLAMVSILAASFVEIAVDGSGYDAWMAPKGETEKHSWPMWSIFLICFLILISVLWIPGVAIARLFGYVVVDDNEKAWFPASDLKDFHGIMPHEVTTAETLLFCIRPDGSEGLCCPTYHSYDDVTEDE; encoded by the exons ATGGCCAACACAGCTCACTTGGTGCGTAGGCAGAGCTCTAGGGATCTAAATTCTCAGAGGTCTCTGGACAGGTTGGAGCTGAAGGAGATGAAAGGGCGGTTGATGCCCACTATTGAAAACGGTGGTTCCAATACTTACGGGGCAACGAACATTGCCTTCGAAGATTCCAGCCCCAGTACTAAAATTAAGTCAGCTTGTAGCAGTAAAAGGGGATCTCAA GATGGAAAACCAATCTTTAAACCCGATTGCGAAGAAGAAGAACGCGAATCTTGGGATAGTAAACTCACGTTCCTCCTAGCCACTGTCGGATATGCCGTAGGACTTGGAAATGTCTGGAGATTTCCGTACTTAGCTCAAAAAAATGGCGGTGGAGCCTTCTTGATACCTTATTTTGTCATGCTGGCCATCGAAGGCATCCCTATATTCTACTTGGAGCTAGCCATAGGTCAAAGGTTGAGGAAGGGTGCCATCGGGGTCTGGAATCAGGTGTCGCCATATTTAGCTG GAATTGGAATAAGTAGCGCTGTCGTCTCCTTCAACGTCGCCCTTTATTATAACACGATCATAGCTTGGTGCCTCTTCTATTTTATGCAAAGTTTCCAGTCTGAGTTGCCTTGGGCGGAATGCCCCAACGTATATTTTCGTAATGGTTCTTACATGCCGGAACCCGAATGTGTA GTGAGCAGTCCAACGCAATTCTTCTGGTACAGGACAACGTTGGCTATCTCAGAAGACATAAACACCCCGCAAGCCTTTAACTGGAAAATCGGGGTCGCCCTCGTCGTGGCCTGGATCCTTGTCTATCTGTGCATGATAAAGGGAATAGCATCATCTGGAAAAGTTGTTTACGTGACGGCCACTTTTCCTTATATCGtcctcataattttcttttttcgcgGCGTCACTCTAAAAGGAGCTTTCGATGGTTTGCGACATCTATTCACACCGACATGGCATATTATCCTGGATCCGGTGGTCTGGCTGGAGGCAGGCACTCAGATTTTCTTTTCGTTAGGCTTGGCATTCGGAGGGTTGATTGCCTTTTCATCCTACAATCCT GTCAACAACAATTGCTACAGGGACGCAATCATGGTATCCCTTACCAACTGCTTCACCTCCATGTTCGCCGGCATTGTAGTGTTTTCAGTAATCGGTTTCAAGGCAACGATGACCTACGAAAAATGCCTGGACGACAAAAACCGGACCTTAACCGAGTTGTTTGGCCCCAAACACGATGTTCCGTTGGAGTTGCCCTCAGAAGTGGGATCAATTTTCAACTTCACAGACGCGAACGGCACTTTAAGGAGCATTATCTTGCCTGCTCTACAGGTGTGCGATCTCGAAAAGGAACTTGATAAC TCCGCGTCTGGCACAGGGCTGGCCTTCATTATTTTCACAGAAGCCATAAATCAGTTTCCCGGAGCCCAATTCTGGTCCATTCTCTTCTTTCTGATGCTGTTTACTTTGGGTATCGATTCTCAATTCGGAACCCTCGAAGGCGTGGTCACATCTATAGTGGACATGAAGCTGTTCCCCAACCTGCCCAAAGAGGTTCTCACCGGTACCCTATGCCTGATCTGCTGTATTATTTCCATGAGTTTCGCCAATGGTGCTGGAAGTTACGTGTTTGTCTTGTTCGACAACTTCAGCGGCAATTTCCCGTTACTGATCATAGCTTTCTTCGAGTGTATTGCAGTATCGTATGTTTATGGACTAAAGAG ATTTGCAGATGACATAGAAATGATGACAGGTTCGAGGCCCGGTCTCTACTGGTTAATATGCTGGAAGTACCTGTCCCCACTTGCCATGGTATCCATATTAGCTGCGAGCTTTGTGGAGATTGCCGTAGATGGGTCCGGGTACGACGCCTGGATGGCCCCCAAAGGGGAGACAGAAAAGCATTCTTGGCCCATGTGGTCCATTTTCCTCATCTGCTTCCTCATTCTGATTTCAGTCCTGTGGATACCAGGAGTTGCAATCGCCAG GCTCTTTGGCTATGTCGTGGTGGACGACAACGAAAAAGCATGGTTCCCAGCCAGCGACCTAAAAGACTTCCATGGTATAATGCCTCATGAGGTCACCACGGCTGAAACGTTGTTGTTCTGCATCAGACCGGACGGCAGTGAAGGCCTATGCTGCCCCACGTACCATTCTTATGATGACGTAACTGAAGATGAGTAA